The Thermus neutrinimicus genome window below encodes:
- a CDS encoding 2-phosphosulfolactate phosphatase, with amino-acid sequence MRLKVDVLPTEELVYPDVVLVVDVIRSTTTAVCFLEAGAEALYWVPSLEAARAFKDADVLLAGEVGGLKPPGFDLGNSPREALEAPVGGKTVVMSTTNGTRAAHVAARTAKHVLLASLFNAHAAARLARELATEEVAILAAGKEGRVGLDDLYTAGVLAEYLGLLGEVEPEDGARIALAVKRNYQDPLEALSLSAAAMTLKGVGLEADVPFSAQVAKSAVVPILTGRVGEALIFKRALPGTLKEPGNQAHEKGHPQ; translated from the coding sequence ATGCGCCTGAAGGTGGATGTTCTCCCCACGGAGGAGCTGGTCTACCCCGATGTGGTGTTGGTGGTGGACGTGATCCGCTCCACCACCACCGCCGTCTGCTTCCTGGAGGCGGGGGCCGAGGCCCTGTACTGGGTGCCAAGCCTCGAGGCCGCCCGGGCCTTCAAGGACGCCGACGTCCTCCTGGCAGGGGAGGTGGGGGGGTTGAAGCCCCCCGGGTTTGACCTGGGGAACTCCCCCCGGGAGGCCCTCGAGGCCCCCGTGGGGGGCAAGACCGTGGTGATGAGCACCACCAACGGCACCAGGGCCGCCCACGTGGCCGCAAGGACCGCCAAACACGTGCTCCTGGCCTCCCTCTTTAACGCCCACGCCGCCGCCCGCCTGGCCCGGGAGCTGGCCACGGAGGAGGTGGCCATCCTGGCCGCCGGCAAGGAGGGGCGGGTGGGCTTGGACGACCTCTACACCGCCGGGGTTTTGGCGGAGTACCTGGGCCTTCTGGGGGAGGTGGAGCCCGAGGACGGGGCCAGGATCGCCTTGGCGGTAAAGCGAAACTACCAGGACCCCCTGGAGGCCCTCTCCCTCTCCGCCGCCGCCATGACCCTAAAGGGCGTGGGCCTCGAGGCCGACGTACCCTTCTCCGCCCAGGTGGCCAAAAGCGCTGTGGTTCCCATCCTCACGGGCCGGGTGGGGGAGGCCCTCATCTTCAAGCGGGCCCTCCCGGGGACCCTAAAGGAGCCGGGGAACCAGGCGCACGAAAAAGGCCATCCCCAGTAA
- a CDS encoding ABC transporter ATP-binding protein, giving the protein MNPVLEAVGLGFSYGNGYLFRGVSLRLRPGEALAVLGPSGSGKTTLLHLLAGLLSLQEGEVYWEGTPIRGLSEGSLARWRLRFMGLVFQHHFLFPELTALENVLAPGYLAGRVDRAFALGLLSRLGLGERADFLPQRLSGGERQRVAVARALYLRPRLLLADEPTASLDRNQAKEVLRLMRELAREVGAALLLSTHDEALVEGLPALRL; this is encoded by the coding sequence GTGAACCCGGTCCTGGAGGCGGTAGGCCTGGGGTTCTCTTACGGGAACGGCTACCTTTTCCGGGGTGTTTCCTTAAGGCTCCGCCCCGGGGAGGCCCTGGCCGTCCTGGGGCCCTCGGGAAGCGGCAAGACCACCCTCCTACACCTCCTGGCGGGCCTTCTTTCCTTGCAGGAGGGGGAGGTGTACTGGGAAGGAACCCCCATCCGGGGCCTTTCCGAGGGGAGTTTGGCCAGGTGGCGGCTCCGCTTTATGGGCCTTGTCTTCCAGCACCACTTTCTTTTCCCCGAGCTCACCGCTTTGGAAAACGTCCTGGCCCCGGGCTACCTGGCGGGCCGGGTGGACCGGGCCTTTGCCCTTGGGCTCCTTTCCCGGCTGGGCCTTGGGGAAAGGGCGGACTTCCTTCCCCAGAGGCTTTCGGGTGGGGAGCGGCAGCGGGTGGCGGTGGCCCGGGCCCTGTACCTCCGGCCCAGGCTTCTTTTGGCCGATGAGCCCACGGCCAGCCTGGACCGCAACCAGGCCAAGGAGGTGCTGAGGCTCATGCGGGAGTTGGCCAGGGAGGTGGGGGCGGCCCTTCTCCTCTCCACCCACGACGAGGCCTTGGTGGAAGGGCTTCCCGCCTTGCGGCTTTAA